The Mauremys mutica isolate MM-2020 ecotype Southern chromosome 1, ASM2049712v1, whole genome shotgun sequence genome has a segment encoding these proteins:
- the LOC123375606 gene encoding putative olfactory receptor 52P1: MAAFNLTPSDPSTFMLMGIPGLEAAHLWISICFSTFYIISLLGNFTVLFVVGKEQTLHKPMYLLICMLALADIGTSTSIMPKTLCIIWFNLKGITVGGCLTQMFFIHAVSAMHSAILVTMAFDRYVAICNPLRYATILTNARIANLGLVCLIRAVLFILPMPLILIRQPFCTNRIIPHTYCDHMAVVKITCGDTTVDRMYSLVITFVVTGLDLTLIALSYGLIVRAVVRISSKKVHQKALNTCTAHICVMMTTYTPFLFTSLTYQFGQGISPHVHIILANLYILIPTMLNPIIYGVKTKELRDKVGKYTSRR, encoded by the coding sequence ATGGCAGCTTtcaacctcaccccctctgacCCTTCAACATTCATGCTAATGGGAATCCCTGGCCTGGAAGCTGCCCACCTCTGGATTTCCATCTGTTTTTCTACGTTCTACATTATCAGTCTGTTGGGAAATTTCACAGTTCTGTTTGTTGTAGGcaaagagcagaccctgcacaagccgatgtacctTCTGATCTGTATGCTGGCACTCGCAGACATTGGTACATCTACCTCCATCATGCCAAAGACACTGTGTATAATTTGGTTCAATTTAAAAGGCATTACAgtgggtggctgcctcacccagatgttcttcattCATGCGGTTTCTGCGATGCACTCAGCCATCCTCGTGACAATGGCCTTCGATCGCTatgttgccatatgtaaccctctCAGATACGCCACCATCCTCACCAATGCACGAATAGCTAATCTAGGGCTAGTGTGTTTGATAAGAGCCGTTCTCTTCATCCTGCCCATGCCACTAATCTTGATCaggcagccattctgtaccaACCGCATTATCCCCCATACATACTGCGACCACATGGCTGTGGTAAAGATAACGTGTGGGGACACCACCGTTGACAGGATGTATTCTTTGGTGATTACATTTGTAGTCACTGGGTTAGACCTAACTCTCATTGCCCTATCATATGGTCTGATCGTCAGGGCCGTCGtcagaatctcctccaagaaagtccaccagaaagccctcaacacctgcacagcccacatctgtgtgatgaTGACGACTTATACTCCCTTCCTCTTCACCTCTCTGACATACCAATTTGGTCAGGGCATTTCTCCCCATGTTCACATCATCTTGGCCAACCTCTACATCCTTATCCCAACCATGCTGaaccctatcatttatggggtcaaaaccaaagagcttcgtgacaaaGTGGGCAAATATACCAGCAGAAGGTGA
- the LOC123362217 gene encoding putative olfactory receptor 52P1: protein MAALNLTLSDPSTFMLTGIVGLEIVHIWISIPFSTFYIISLFGNFTVLFVVGKEQTLHKPMYLLICMLALTDIGTSTSIVPKALCIFWFNLKGITVCGCLTQMFFLHAATTMHSAVLATMAFDRYIAICNPLRYATILTNVRIVKLGLMGLIRAVLFILPLPLLLTRLPFCANHIIPHTYCDHMAVLKMSCGDTTFDGIYGLVVAFIVIGSDLTLIVLSYGLIIRAVLRISSKTAHQKALNTCTAHICVMLMSYTPFLFTSMTHRFGQNIAPHVHIILANLNFLVPPMLNPIIYGVKTKELRDKVSKYTSRR from the coding sequence ATGGCAGCTCTCAACCTCACCCTCTCTGATCCTTCAACCTTCATGCTAACGGGAATCGTTGGCCTGGAAATTGTCCacatctggatttccatccctttctctacATTCTACATTATCAGCCTGTTTGGAAATTTCACAGTTCTGTTTGTTGTAGGcaaagagcagaccctgcacaagccgatgtacctgctCATCTGTATGCTGGCGCTCACAGACATTGGTACATCTACCTCCATTGTGCcaaaggcactgtgtatattttggttcaatttgaaaggcattactgtgtgtggctgcctcacccagatgttctttcTTCATGCGGCTACTACTATGCACTCAGCCGTCCTCGCGACAATGGCCTTTGATCGCTACattgccatatgtaaccctctgagatacGCCACCATCCTCACTAATGTACGAATAGTTAAGCTAGGGCTAATGGGTCTGATAagagctgttctcttcattctACCCCTACCCTTGCTCCTGACCAGGCTGCCATTCTGTGCCAACCATATTATCCCCCATACATACTGTGACCATATGGCTGTGTTGAAGATGTCATGTGGGGACACCACATTTGATGGGATTTATGGCTTAGTGGTAGCATTCATAGTCATTGGGTCCGACCTGACGCTCATTGTCCTGTCCTATGGTCTGATCATCAGGGCcgtcctcagaatctcctccaagacagcccaccagaaagccctcaacacctgcacagcccacatctgtgtAATGCTGATGTCTTATACTCCCTTCCTCTTCACCTCTATGACACACCGGTTCGGTCAGAACATCGCTCCCCATGTTCACATCATCTTAGCTAACCTCAACTTTCTTGTCCcccccatgctcaaccctatcatttatggggtcaaaaccaaagagcttcgtgacaaaGTGAGCAAATACACCAGCAGAAGGTGA